In Rhinatrema bivittatum chromosome 11, aRhiBiv1.1, whole genome shotgun sequence, a single window of DNA contains:
- the LOC115073009 gene encoding digestive cysteine proteinase 2-like isoform X1, whose amino-acid sequence MGSRALPWALVGFLYCCIAGLEARLHWMLPDFGDVYHVSGILFLPYAEIEEPFEAWYNLSGEESRIQFYNGQVITFQHGFEKPFGVGYKITPETTETEVNVRKCFQVNGTAQSPILPQSVLPSLEGFQLVRKEEFRRRPCTVWQNVTIWGKKKNVYTLWVTNSSHGPQPVHYEMRGYNSLLGSHYDKYEVAYYKFSHRVIPSIFQLPKGLKCEGFPGPGIEHRILANPMQDYFGREPGSERAHQLFHHYAEKYGKMYSGEEELELRKQTFMQNMRYIHSKNRANLPYKLVLNHLADHTGEELARLRGRQSSKEPNHGLPFPAEQLQGINLPDSMDWRLYGAVTPVKDQAVCGSCWSFATTGALEGALFQKTGNLMPLSQQMLIDCSWGFGNNACDGGEEWRAYEWIMKHGGISTAESYGPYMGQNGYCHYNQSQLTAKVAAYTNVTSGNITALKTAIFKAGPVAVSIDASHKSFSFYANGIYYEPACGNQTENLDHAVLAVGYGVLNGEDYWLIKNSWSTYWGNDGYVLMSMKDNNCGVATDATYPVLA is encoded by the exons ATGGGGTCCCGCGCTCTGCCCTGGGCTCTGGTGGGGTTTCTGTATTGCTGCATAGCAG GGCTGGAGGCCAGGCTTCATTGGATGCTTCCTGACTTTGGCGATGTGTATCATGTCTCGG GGATTCTCTTTCTGCCGTATGCTGAGATTGAGGAGCCGTTCGAGGCCTGGTATAACCTGTCTGGAGAGGAGAGTCGCATTCAGTTTTATAATG GGCAAGTTATAACCTTCCAGCATGGCTTCGAGAAGCCCTTTGGTGTcggttataaaattaccccgGAAACCACAGAAACGGAGGTCAATGTCCGGAAGTGCTTCCAGGTCAACGGTACTGCCCAGAGCCCCATCCTTCCCCAGAGCGTCCTCCCCAGCTTGGAAGGCTTTCAG CTTGTGAGAAAGGAGGAATTTAGGAGAAGACCCTGCACGGTGTGGCAGAATGTGACCATATGGGGTAAGAAGAAGAATGTATATACCCTTTGGGTAACCAACTCGAGCCATGGTCCTCAGCCTGTCCACTATGAGATGAGGGGATACAACAGTCTGCTGGGGTCTCACTATGACAAGTACGAGGTCGCCTACTACAAGTTCTCCCACCGTGTCATCCCCAGTATCTTCCAACTTCCTAAAG GTCTAAAGTGTGAAGGGTTTCCTGGCCCTGGGATAGAGCATCGGATCCTGGCTAATCCCATGCAGGATTACTTTGGCAGAGAGCCAGGATCAGAGCGAGCGCACCAGCTCTTCCACCACTACGCTGAGAAGTATGGGAAGATGTATAGcggggaggaggagctggagctcaGGAAGCAGACCTTCATGCAGAACATGAG GTACATCCACTCCAAAAACCGTGCCAACCTCCCTTATAAGCTTGTGCTGAACCACCTGGCTGACCACACAGGTGAGGAGCTGGCAAGGCTGCGAGGGCGACAGAGCAGCAAGGAGCCCAACCATGGGCTGCCATTCCCAGCAGAGCAGCTCCAAGGGATAAACCTGCCGGACAGCATGGACTGGAGATTGTATG GTGCGGTGACTCCCGTGAAGGATCAGGCTGTCTGTGGGTCCTGCTGGAGCTTTGCTACCACTGGTGCCCTGGAGGGTGCCCTCTTCCAAAAG acTGGTAATCTGATGCCATTGTCACAGCAAATGCTGATAGACTGCAGCTGGGGTTTTGGAAACAATGCCTGTGATGGTGGTGAGGAGTGGCGAGCTTATGAATGGATTATGAAACATGGTGGCATTTCCACTGCAGAGTCCTATGGACCATACATGGGGCAG AATGGCTATTGCCATTACAACCAGTCTCAGCTGACCGCCAAAGTTGCTGCTTACACAAACGTCACCTCTGGGAACATCACTGCACTGAAAACTGCTATCTTCAAGGCTGGCCCTGTTGCCGTCAGCATCGATGCCTCCCACAAATCCTTCTCATTCTATGCCAATGGCATCTACTACGAGCCAGCATGTG GTAACCAAACTGAAAACTTGGACCATGCTGTCTTGGCTGTAGGCTATGGTGTCCTGAATGGAGAAGACTACTGGCTTATCAAGAACTCCTGGTCCACCTACTGGGGCAATGATGGCTATGTCCTCATGTCCATGAAAGACAACAACTGTGGAGTAGCAACTGATGCAACTTACCCAGTCCTAGCATGA
- the LOC115073009 gene encoding digestive cysteine proteinase 2-like isoform X2 has translation MLPDFGDVYHVSGILFLPYAEIEEPFEAWYNLSGEESRIQFYNGQVITFQHGFEKPFGVGYKITPETTETEVNVRKCFQVNGTAQSPILPQSVLPSLEGFQLVRKEEFRRRPCTVWQNVTIWGKKKNVYTLWVTNSSHGPQPVHYEMRGYNSLLGSHYDKYEVAYYKFSHRVIPSIFQLPKGLKCEGFPGPGIEHRILANPMQDYFGREPGSERAHQLFHHYAEKYGKMYSGEEELELRKQTFMQNMRYIHSKNRANLPYKLVLNHLADHTGEELARLRGRQSSKEPNHGLPFPAEQLQGINLPDSMDWRLYGAVTPVKDQAVCGSCWSFATTGALEGALFQKTGNLMPLSQQMLIDCSWGFGNNACDGGEEWRAYEWIMKHGGISTAESYGPYMGQNGYCHYNQSQLTAKVAAYTNVTSGNITALKTAIFKAGPVAVSIDASHKSFSFYANGIYYEPACGNQTENLDHAVLAVGYGVLNGEDYWLIKNSWSTYWGNDGYVLMSMKDNNCGVATDATYPVLA, from the exons ATGCTTCCTGACTTTGGCGATGTGTATCATGTCTCGG GGATTCTCTTTCTGCCGTATGCTGAGATTGAGGAGCCGTTCGAGGCCTGGTATAACCTGTCTGGAGAGGAGAGTCGCATTCAGTTTTATAATG GGCAAGTTATAACCTTCCAGCATGGCTTCGAGAAGCCCTTTGGTGTcggttataaaattaccccgGAAACCACAGAAACGGAGGTCAATGTCCGGAAGTGCTTCCAGGTCAACGGTACTGCCCAGAGCCCCATCCTTCCCCAGAGCGTCCTCCCCAGCTTGGAAGGCTTTCAG CTTGTGAGAAAGGAGGAATTTAGGAGAAGACCCTGCACGGTGTGGCAGAATGTGACCATATGGGGTAAGAAGAAGAATGTATATACCCTTTGGGTAACCAACTCGAGCCATGGTCCTCAGCCTGTCCACTATGAGATGAGGGGATACAACAGTCTGCTGGGGTCTCACTATGACAAGTACGAGGTCGCCTACTACAAGTTCTCCCACCGTGTCATCCCCAGTATCTTCCAACTTCCTAAAG GTCTAAAGTGTGAAGGGTTTCCTGGCCCTGGGATAGAGCATCGGATCCTGGCTAATCCCATGCAGGATTACTTTGGCAGAGAGCCAGGATCAGAGCGAGCGCACCAGCTCTTCCACCACTACGCTGAGAAGTATGGGAAGATGTATAGcggggaggaggagctggagctcaGGAAGCAGACCTTCATGCAGAACATGAG GTACATCCACTCCAAAAACCGTGCCAACCTCCCTTATAAGCTTGTGCTGAACCACCTGGCTGACCACACAGGTGAGGAGCTGGCAAGGCTGCGAGGGCGACAGAGCAGCAAGGAGCCCAACCATGGGCTGCCATTCCCAGCAGAGCAGCTCCAAGGGATAAACCTGCCGGACAGCATGGACTGGAGATTGTATG GTGCGGTGACTCCCGTGAAGGATCAGGCTGTCTGTGGGTCCTGCTGGAGCTTTGCTACCACTGGTGCCCTGGAGGGTGCCCTCTTCCAAAAG acTGGTAATCTGATGCCATTGTCACAGCAAATGCTGATAGACTGCAGCTGGGGTTTTGGAAACAATGCCTGTGATGGTGGTGAGGAGTGGCGAGCTTATGAATGGATTATGAAACATGGTGGCATTTCCACTGCAGAGTCCTATGGACCATACATGGGGCAG AATGGCTATTGCCATTACAACCAGTCTCAGCTGACCGCCAAAGTTGCTGCTTACACAAACGTCACCTCTGGGAACATCACTGCACTGAAAACTGCTATCTTCAAGGCTGGCCCTGTTGCCGTCAGCATCGATGCCTCCCACAAATCCTTCTCATTCTATGCCAATGGCATCTACTACGAGCCAGCATGTG GTAACCAAACTGAAAACTTGGACCATGCTGTCTTGGCTGTAGGCTATGGTGTCCTGAATGGAGAAGACTACTGGCTTATCAAGAACTCCTGGTCCACCTACTGGGGCAATGATGGCTATGTCCTCATGTCCATGAAAGACAACAACTGTGGAGTAGCAACTGATGCAACTTACCCAGTCCTAGCATGA